The Polyangium aurulentum genomic interval AACCATCACCCGCGGTCGTATTCCCATCATCGCAGGACTCGGAGCCGTTCTTCACGCCGTCGCCGCAGACGGGCGGAGGCGCCAGCTCGTAGGCGCCCATGTCGACCGCGGCCCCGTTGATCCCATCACCGTCGAACGGACGCACTTTGCCTTCGATGTCATAGGTCGGCGCATCCATGGCCGTGCCGGTGTCCACGCACAGGCTCGACGGCAGGAGCCTCAGGTCCGAAGGCTCGCTCACGAACAATGGATTGGCCGAGATCGTCCCCATGCCCGGGGTCACGTTGGCATCATAGTCCTTCCCATTGCCCCAGACGTTCGAGTACGTGACGTTCACCGTGGTCTTGCCGTCGAAGGGATTGCGCGCGACCCCATAACTGGAGTTCTGCGAGATGATCGAGTTCTTGACGTTCACCGTGCAGACCGCGCTGAGCCCGTTCGCCCCGAGCTGGACCCCTTCCCCCGACGTGCCATAAATGGTGACGTTCGTCAGGTTGACGACGATGGTGTTGCCGTTCGACGCGGTCGCCAGCACGCCGTCGTACTTCTGGTCCTGGATGAGCGCGTTCGTCACCGTCCCCGAGCCCTTGTCCGTGAAGAGCAGCCCATACTGGTTGTTCTTCACGATGAGGCTATCCAGCGTGGGCGCGCCGTCGCTCACGCGAATGCCGTGATACCCGTCCTGCACGACGAGGCCCTTCGTCGTGAGCATGGCTGCGGGCGTGTCCACGACCACGCCGTACCAGACACCGGGGGTCGCATTCTCACCCCTGAAGACCACCTGGCTCGCCGCGCTCCCCTGCACATCCAGCTCGCCCCGGACCGTCATTTCGACCTTCTTGATGTCGAGCCCGGTGCCGAGTCCATCCGTCGCCGCGAACACCACCTCGGTCCCGGCCTGAAGGGTCAGCTTGGAGCCCGCCGGGACGATGATGTCCCCCTGCACGAGGTAAGGGCTGCCTGCGGACGTCCACGTCTGATTGATGATATTGCCACCGACGACGGTGGTGTCTGCGTGGGCCGTGCTGGGCACGAGGAACCACGAAAGGACGAGGAGAGGAGCAACGCGAGCGCCATGTCGTTTCAGCATATTCATTCCTGGGCAGGTCTTATCGCATGAGCGGCGACGCTTGCGCCATACGACCGGCTCCGGGACCCCGGGCGGCGAGCTCCCAGGCGCCGTCGCGCGCATGCGCCGCGATCGATGGGGAATCGCAGGCGTCGAGCGGCAGCACGGCAGCGGGCGGAGCGCCAGAGCTCGCAGCGTGGCCGCGAGACAAAAAAAGAGAGCGTTCGCTCAACGGTGGGGGGGGACGACCGGAGCGAACGCTCTGCCCACCGGATAAGCAACCCCTGCGCCATCCAGATCGCATCGAGGTTCCGTGAGGTTAGGACCGCGATGAGGGTGTCGAGGTTGCAATCTTGGAAGCACACGAGGCTTCACCCCTCCAACCTCGCAGGGTTCGCGCACCGCCCTCAGGGTCCCCGCGCGTTGCCCTCTTGCCTTCGTGCGCCGGCCGCCGCCGCTCGGATCGTTCGACACATGCTTGCCGCCGCCGCCCTCCGGTGGCGAAGGCGGAAGGGTGCACCGCTCCTCGACCCACCGCCCGGTGGGGGAGGTCGAGCGCTCAGGCCCTCACGAGCCACCCTGCGGCGGGTGGACGCAACCTGCAAGCGACCGCAGCGCCACCTGGTGGCGGGCGAGGCGCCGAGGTGCAGGGCTCCCGCCGCCGGCCGGTCCCTGCCTTCGCGGTCGAGGAGACGCAGACCGGCGCCATGCCGCGGCGCTCGATCGAAGCAATCTTGCATGGAGGCAGCCTCGCGAGGCTCGAGGGGGGGATTCCCCTTGCATGGATGCAGCCTCGCGAGGCTCGAGGGGGGGATACCCCTTGCGCCGATGCCGCCGCGCGAGGCTCGGCCGGGCTTGTGGGACTGTGCGAGGGGAGCTTGGGATAGGAGGTGGCAGGCAGCGCGCCCGCGTTTGCGCCGCCGGGGTGAGGCGCGCCGGGCTGTCCGTGTTGCCCTCGGCCCTGTCCTTGGCGGTGGGCTTGGTGGAGCGCCATTCCACGATGGGCCGAAGGCGCGCATCCGGGAGCGCTTGGGTCTCGGCTTGTTGCGCTCGACGAGGCCAGAGGTGCGCATGAGGTGAACGCGTGGGGAGGCGAGGGTGGGGTGTATAGGGGGGAAGGGGAACGGGAAGGGGAGCGGGAACGGGAACGGGAACGGGGGCGGGAAGGGGAACGGGAACGGGAACGGGGGCGGGAACGGGAAGGGGAACGGGAACGGGAACGGGGGCGGGAATGGGAACGGGAACGGGAATGGGGGCGGGGGCGGGAATGGGGGCGGGGGCGGGAGTGCCCTGCTGCTCTCAGGGTTCCGGGCACTTGGCCACGTTTCGACGGAAACTCCGAATCTGCACGAAGGAAAATGGCAGGCAGAGACTCACGGCTATCGCACCGTGAACTCGACCGAGTACCGCCCGCCCTCGGGGTCCGCGGCCCATGAGCGCGCCGAGAAGCCGAGGTGCCAGCCCTCGATCGTGACGGTGTCGCCGTTGGCGACGTCCACGATGAGCAAAGCTCTCATGGCGGTGTCGGGTGTGAGCCGCGCCAGCAGGTTCGCCGGCATCACGAGCGAGCCGGCGCTCACGTCGGCTTCACAGATCACCGACTCGGTCGCGCTGCCGCTGTCGATCACATTGTCGTGCTGACGGGACTCCGGCCGATTGACCACGTAGGCGAACACCGTCCCGCTCCCTGGCCCGCTGCTCCAGTTGAGCTTGATCGGATCGCCTCGCTCGAGCTCGTGGAGCTCCAGCGGCTCGCTGATCACGGCCATCGGAGGCCCCTCGAGCATCACGGACACCGCCGGCACCCGCGCGTTGCCCGAGACGCCCAATCGGAGGAGGTCTCCAGGCTCGAATACGGGAGCAGAGACCAGCGCCGAATACTGCCCCGTGGGGGCATCGTAGGTCGCGGTGAGATCGGCCAGCCCTCCGGTCAGGGTCAGCTCTCCGACGTCCACGGACTCTCCGGCGCTCCATCGCTCTCCGTTGCAGCGCTCCTCCTCGAGCCATCGCGGATTGCAGTACTCGAGCCGACAGGAGCCCTCTCGCTCGAGGACGACGCAGTGTTCGAATTCGCGAAGATTGAAGTAGCCCCAAATACCCGATTGCACCTGGGCCCCCGGAGGAACCTGAGACACCTGGAACCAGCCCGAGTCCCTGGCCGGTGGCTGCTCTATATCGTCACATCCTTCGACGAAGACGTCGCCGCCGCAGGCCAGCGTGGAGAGCGCGGCGAACCCCGCGAGGATGAGGAAAGCAAGACGTGTCATGGCGCATCGTGGTGCAGCCGTCGTGCCAAACGCAGGAAGACACGATTCCGGGTACCTCGGCGGGCCCTGTCGGACACTTCTGTCGCAGGCCCGACCGCGCCCTGCCATCCTGTCAGCCGGCTCGGCAGCGGCGCTGGCCGAGCGGGGCCATCTGAATTGCCTCCGCGATATGCGTGGGGTTTGCAACGAGAAACCGAAGGGATGGGTGCGTCCCGGAAATTCGTGGCGTGCGTCAAGGAATGGCGGGGTGCTGCGGCCGCGTGGGGTCGGGCCGTCCTCGTTGGGCGGCCCGACCTGCGGCATTTCAGGCGCAGCGGTGAACGAGCCGGGCGAGTGTTGCGATGATGTGGTTCATCTGGTCGAGCAGTGCCTCATCCACGGTGCTGACGTACCGCATGGCCTGCGCCACCTGGACGCAAGCCAGGACTTCCCGAGCCGAGCCGAGCGCACTTTGATATCGCTGCCGCTTGTGCCCCCCGGTATTGCCCATGCCCTCCGCAGTATTCAATGCAACGCTGGTGATGGCCCTGCGCATTTGCCGCGCCAGGTCCCCGTCTCGCCGTTCAATCTGATCGGCCACCGTAGCCGCCCCAGCCGCCATCCTCAGCACCACTTCATAGATTCGAAGCATAACGCCCTCCGTGCAGTGCCCGACGACCCAATCGCCGGGAC includes:
- a CDS encoding choice-of-anchor Q domain-containing protein, translated to MLKRHGARVAPLLVLSWFLVPSTAHADTTVVGGNIINQTWTSAGSPYLVQGDIIVPAGSKLTLQAGTEVVFAATDGLGTGLDIKKVEMTVRGELDVQGSAASQVVFRGENATPGVWYGVVVDTPAAMLTTKGLVVQDGYHGIRVSDGAPTLDSLIVKNNQYGLLFTDKGSGTVTNALIQDQKYDGVLATASNGNTIVVNLTNVTIYGTSGEGVQLGANGLSAVCTVNVKNSIISQNSSYGVARNPFDGKTTVNVTYSNVWGNGKDYDANVTPGMGTISANPLFVSEPSDLRLLPSSLCVDTGTAMDAPTYDIEGKVRPFDGDGINGAAVDMGAYELAPPPVCGDGVKNGSESCDDGNTTAGDGCSPTCELEGSNGAGGNGGNGGAGGNGGAGGNGGNGGAGGNGGAGGNGGSGGSGEGGSGAGGTDGAGGNGGAGGNGGSADGCTCHTAVGAGDSSTGAALALMAGLAFTLARRRRFSRS
- a CDS encoding four helix bundle protein, encoding MLRIYEVVLRMAAGAATVADQIERRDGDLARQMRRAITSVALNTAEGMGNTGGHKRQRYQSALGSAREVLACVQVAQAMRYVSTVDEALLDQMNHIIATLARLVHRCA